In Chionomys nivalis chromosome 21, mChiNiv1.1, whole genome shotgun sequence, the genomic window CAAAGGAAAGCCTTTGGGACCGAGTGAGcactctccttccactgtgggttctggAGGTGAGCTCAGCTACAGtttcctgctgagccttctcaaagctccccacccccctttttagACAGAGGTTTTGTTTTGAGCTGGGTTCACACATCTcaggctggcctataactcactaggtagctgttggccttgaactcaagtctCCTGCATTTTCCTccggtgttgggattacaggtattgGCCTCCGTGCCCGTGTTTGTTACAAAGTGGAGGTCCTGTACTGTTGTGGTGAGCAGTGGTGTAAAAGATCACATACTCTATGGGAGACACTGTTCCCACATGGATGGCAGTGTCTGGGGACTTGGAAGGGCCTTCTGTCACAGCACAGCGGCGATTGAGGAAGCAGAGGAGCGGCCAGACAAGATCCTCAGCACAGAAGTATACAGCAGGGGGCAAGTCaaggtttctttgaaaaaagCTTTTTTATCACGCCAGTGGAGGTCAGTGGGCAACTTTTGGTAGCCAGTTCTCTCCTTATGCCCTCGAGCTGTAGGCATCGAGCTCGGGTTGCCAGGCTTGTGGCAAGCGTTTTACTGTTTGAGCCATCTTGAGAGCAGGCCAAGATTTGTTTGAGTTAACAAGAAAGGAGGCCTGGGTCTCCGGCCGGAGCTGTGGGACTCTGAGATGCCCCTGTTTTTTCCACAGGTGCTGGGTTTGTTGGTGTGGGCCCTGATTGCTGACACGCCGTACCACCTGTACCCTGCCTATGGCTGGGTCATGTTTGTTGCTGTCTTCCTCTGGCTGTTGACAATCTTCTTCTTCATCAGCTACCTGTTTCAGCTGCACATGAAGTTGTACATGGTGCCCTGGCCATTGGTGGTAAGTCTGGGTCAGGGGTACTGTGTGGCTCCAGGCTAAGCCCTCTTAGTGATCCTTGACCTTCCATAAATGTGAAGTGGAGGGGGGCTggttgtgatccttctgcctcttcacTACCTGAAGAGCTGGGGTGGAAAGACACATTTATGATCTAAGTAGATGCCCTACTTTGCCCTGGGAAGGGACCAGCAGCAAGGGGCTGTTGAGCAAGTCCGCAAGATGTCCTTGCAGATACTGTACCTTCTTGAGGGTGGTCAGAGTGTCTCCAGGAGGCCTTGCAGCCCTGGAGAGGATGGGTGCCTCAGGTTTGTCTCAGGCAGGTCTCCTCTGACTGGAGGAAGCACCCTGGCCAGACACAGAaaatggttcattttttttttctttctggaaccCGGAACACCCATGCAGCTGGGTCTGAGGCTTTCAGTGAGCACAGAGGCACATGATTGTAAGGCAAGCGAGTCTGGGACTAGGCGGTGATTGTGTACAATTCAATGCCTGTTTAACCAGAGGAAACGTGAGTCATGCTGAGACAGAATGGGTTTGTTAGATCTTGTATCGTTGGCCAGAGCCTGGCAGGGTGTGCAGTTGTCACTGTACTTGGGGACATGATTTGGGATTGAGGTGGTAGCGGCTGGACTCCTGACTGAGGGTCAGACTCCCTCTGAATATCCCTGGGCCCCAAAGGAAGAATCCTGCACGGCAGGAGACTTGTCTCTGAGGCCAGAATGGGGCTCCAGTACAGCGCTCCATGAAGGCCAGTTGGGTTCTGTTTCTGTGCCAGGCAGGAGCTGGGTGATGATCCCACAACTCTGATATAGAGACCACCAATCCTTGAAAGGGCCAGGCAAGGTAGACTAGTGAACTGGGCCTGGAAGGTTCCAGAAACCTCACACGTACCTGGCCCTGGGGAGCTGCCACTGTCCAGCATCAGCCTCGAGgggaggtattttgtttgttgttttgatggTGCTAGGGGtaaaactcaggacctcacaAAGGCGGGACAAATGCTTTACCAGTGAGACTCACGCCCAGTCTCCTTGGTGTTCTGTACAGATTCCCTGTTTAGGATAATGCCAAAGGGAGTCATGGATTTCTTGCATTGGTGGCGAGAGGGGTGTGAGACGTTATCCTAGGCCCAGCCGCAAGGCCAAGTGCTGATGTGGTCACAGGGAGGGTGTGGCTATGGCCGTGTGCCACGTATGTATTGAGTGGCCTGCCTTTCTTTAGCTGGTTAGAGGTGAGTGGCTTGTTGCCATGGCAGAGGAGTTGCCTGGTAGCCTGGCACTGTCCTGGGGTGGGGATACTCCCTGTGGATGTTTTATGGCTGCTTTCCCTTGCCCCACAGTTGATGGTCTTTTTCATCTCTGCCACGGTTCTCTATATTACTGCCTTTATCACTTGTGCCTCAGCGGTCGATCTGACGTCCCTGAAGGGCTCCCGGCCATATAACCAGCGCTCGGCTGCCTCTGTAAGTATGCTCCCGAGGCTGAGGCTCCAGCCTTCTGCAGGGGATCCACCAGCCCAGGCCTGTGTGCTCACAGGTTCCCGGACGCTCAGTGTCACTCAGTTTTCCTTAGGGACCTGGACACTTGGATCATTGTGGACCTCTGCTGAGCCACACTCGTTTTGCTTCACGTCACCTGGGGTGGTTGTTAATCACTATGTTCTGTCTGCAGTTTTGACTTGTATTCTCTTACAGAAAGTCTAGACTCCGGCTGTGTCAAATGGCCGTTCGCACTCTGCCCACAAGGCCCTGTACATTGCCCTAGAGTCGGAGCCCATGGGTTCTTTTTCAGACAAGGAAATCGGAGTTGTGGTCATGTCCAGGACAGGGCAGCCCTTGgtgtcttccctcttcccagttaAGAGAGGTTTTAAAATTAGTGAACTCGCTGGGTGCTGGTGGTACATGGGTgctggtggtacacgcctttaatcccagcacttgggaggcagaagcaggtagatctctgcaagttcgaggccagcctggtctacaagagcaagctccaggacaggctccaaagctacagagaatccctgtctcaaaacccaccccccccaaaaaaaaaaatttattgagcTCACTCTTGGGAACTGAGCCTAAGCTACAGAAAACACAGGTCGGCATACAGAGTATGAACTGGTTCAGGAAACTCCTTTTGAGTATTGTTACTGTTGTTATGTTTTCAGTTCTAGGCCTAGAACCATAGGGCCTTATGAGGCTGGGCAAACACTCTACTTCTGAGCCCCAGCCCtgaatggttttttttgtttgtttttgttttttttcgagacaagttttctctgtagctttggagcctgtcctggaactagctcttgtagaccaggctggcctcaaactcacagagatccacctgccccagcCCTGAATGTTTCCTATGGACGTTAAGTCCCTGTGAAGTGTGTGAAGTTACCCCATAGTCACTATTACACTGAGTAGTTGGACACTCTTGGTTGCCCCTGGTACCACCTGACATGTCTGGCCTGTGTGGTTCCGTTGCCCCTACCCTTAGAACATAATGTcagctgtgtggtgtgtgtggctgGGTCTAAGGGGTGTGGCTGCCAGAACAAATGGTTCTGATTGACTCAAGGGGCTGGAGCTCAAGATTTATCCCCAAGTCCATCTAGGGAGACCACTTGGTCTGCTGTCGCTGACCCCATATGGTTCCCTTGCTCTCTCTGACTGACCACCTTggccccttttcttctttcctgccaGTTTTTTGCTTGCCTGGTGATGATTGCCTATGGAGCGAGTGCTTTCTTCAGCTTCCAGGCCTGGCGAGGAGTGGGCAGCAATGCGGCTACGAGTCAGATGGCCGGAGGCTACTCTTAGACCAGCCATGCTATGGCCTGAGCTGCGGCTGGGTCTTAGCACAGGGTCACCCCCAATCTTACTAGACTCAAGCTCTCCAGTACCCCTGAGGAACAGGCCCAAGCAGGCATAGAAGGGCTGCCAAGAACCAGCAGTGGGgacttcctccccaccccccttaTTCAGCAGAAAGTGACGGGGGATGTGGGCTCTCATGGCTCTGCCTTGCCACCAGAGGACTTCAGTATCCCAGGCTGGGCCACCCTTCTCACCCAGCACTAAATGCACTAACAGACCTTCAGCCTCCAACCTGCCACAGTATAAGCCTAACAAGCGACAGATTGTTGTGGGAGAAGCTAAGTGAGCCCACAGGCTGTTCTGGTCCCAGCTTCCCTGCTCCCGCCCCAAGCCAACGTGTCACCGGTAGAGGGACTTTCATAGGAACAGTTGGGATTTCAGACTGGGCTCTTTCAGTTAGTCTCAGGCAATTTCCAATGGTGGTGAGCCTTGCCCTGTTCTCCCTCTTTGGAAAAGCTAGCAGCAGTGCAGGGTGCTGCCCCTGGCTGTTGATTAGGTACAGGGGACTtcaaggagggggaggaggaagcagggccTTCTCTGGTGAGTTGTCACGGGGTTGATGGAGACTCTTGTTTGGAATTAgtattttttacaatttaaataaaaactgtctGTTTGGAAAGGTGTTATTCATGGCCTTAGCTGTTTATTAAGATTTGACCTTTTggtcctttaagaaaaaaccagCAACAATTAAGATATAATTAGAATCAAGTATCTGGGGCTTTGTTACTACTGTGTTACAGGGGGATCAAGTCTGGCTCTCAGTCCCAACTCACACTTGTTGTCATGGTTACTCTACAGATTCACAGTGTCCACTTCACTCTCCAGCGTTAATGAGGTCCCCCTGTCCCAAGAGAAAGCCCTAAGGAAAGTTTGGTTGAAGGAGGAGCTGCCCATTTGAGGCTTAGAGAAAAGTGAAATCCTAGTAAGTCAGAGTTCACTGTCCTATCGGGCGTCTCATAGTCCAACACGGCCTATGTGGGGAGACATCCTAGGCTCTGCTGCTCAGGGAGCTACTATTTTCCTGTGGATGAATGAGAAGGCAGCCGCCCATGCTGGGCTAGAATGGGCCAGACTGTGAGCTTCCCTGCCCTCAGCCAGACCCAGCATCATTTAAGGACGCATCCAGCATCAGCCCAAGTTtgtggaccaagacacaaaaccAGCAAGCTTGCAGTTTGCCTGTCTTCTggatcttccttttttttttcctttaaagatttattatttttatttcatttcatatatgagtgcttgcctacatgtatgtatgtgtaccatatgggtgcctgaggaggccagaagaggtcagtGGATTACCTCAATCTGGACttagtgtgagctgccatgtggaacaaaccagggtcctctgtaagaacagcaagtgctcttaaccaccgagaccTTCAGTAATTTGCCTATATTTGCTCAATTGCTTTTCTCAACCAGGCAGGCTGGCCAACAAACCTTAGCAAGTGCTTTCAGCACGCTGCCTGCGGTGAGCACTTCTGCTCCCAAAAGGAACAGGAAGGGAAAGCTAGCCTGAGACATGGTGACATTTACAGAGCTGGCTCCACAAGGGCCTTTGATGTCAGAAGACCAAAGCAGCAATAACCGGATGACAGTAGTTACATTAAAGTGGACAATGCACGTAGAATGATTACTCTTGCCAAACACCTCAAATTTTACTCGTTTTACAAAAGCACTAAGTGACACATTGCTACAGAAAAAACACAGCGCTTGGTTTACATCCTGTAAAGTCAGAATGGTCACATGGAAAGTCAGTGTGGATTCTTATTTTTACTATAAAAGTTAAAGCCAAAAGCATACATTAGGAAtcaaactgttttcttctttctagagATGTGACACATGTTTTCTGGTTGGTGACAGTAAACCAAAGATGACAGGTGACCACAAAAACTGTCTACtgcactgcccctccccccaggctGAGCTGGATCAGGGGAGCATCAACTTGGCAGGAGAGATTGTTGGGAACAAATTGCAGAGTCCCTACTCTCCCAACAGAAAACCAGCTCACTGGCATACACAATGGACTGCAGACAAGCACGCGCAAGCACAACTAGCACACTGTCATGAAGGGACTGCAGACAAGCATGCGCAAGCACACTTAGCACACTGTCATAATGGGACTGCAGACAAGCATGCGCAAGCACACTTAGCACACTGTCATAATGGGACTGCAGACAAGCATGCGCAAGCACAACTAGCACACTGTCATGAAGGGACTGCAGACAAGCATGCGCAAGCACACTTAGCACACTGTCGTGACGGGACTGCAGACAAGCATGCGCAAGCACAACTAGCACACTGTCGTGACGGGACTGCAGACAAGCATGCGCAAACAGCACACTGTTGTGATGGGACTGCAGACAAGCATGCATGGGCACACCTAGCATGCTTTCTTGACAGCTGCAACCTATTTCTAGCATACAGCCTGCTTGCAATGGTGCCCAAGAGGGGCACTAATCAGAAAGCAGATTTGCACTCACAACTAAAAAGCACACAGCATATAATACTTTGATCTTTTAAGTGGTTGATCTTGAGCATTCCAAGATCATACCCACTAGGTTAGCCTGAGTTTTCATctataaaaatatgtttcttgAAAATAATGCTTAGAGACTTAAGAGAAACAATAGGACCACAGCAAGAGCAGCAGCATTTGCTGCTCAAAGGACTGCTAATGTAAGATGGGGAGCTCCTTTTCACTTGTGGGTAGAGGACATCTCTCTCAGGCGATTCCTGCAGCCGCTCAAGCTGTGATCACAGGAGATTCAGAAGCCCAGACAGGCAGCTGGCCCCAGTAACTCCCTAGATAAACACTCCCAAAAGAAAACCCCACTGACGATGAGGACAGAATGATCCATGTAAAAACAGCGTGGGTGCACAAGGACTCGTGTGAAGCCTGCTGGGATGAAGGGCTCACGATGGTGTGTCGTCCACACTGCTGACACACTACACTACCACACTGCTGGCGAAGGCCCGGGAGGGGCTTGCATTGGGACAGGAGGATGAACATGAGGTTACTGACTACAAGTTGTTTCTGGACAACGGCCAGGAGGGTCAGTCATGTTCCCAGGACTCAATACTTCATAGGAATGAAGGGCTGTGGCACAGTTgctctttccatctctgagctggCTGGGCTGGTTGACCTCACAGTGGCCACACCCACATCTGCAGGTGGAACCTAGTGCCGCAGGTTGTTCTGGGAAGCTGCTGTAGAAGACGACTTGCACAGAGAAGTCACGACCAAGCCACTGCTTAAGTCCAGTCCTCGGCCTTCCTTTTCCtacaggcagaagcagagaactTCAAGGTGCCAGCAATGGAAAGAGCTTTCCTAACCCAGGAGTCACCAGGGTTGGGAAGTAGGGACAGCAGGGTAGGCGTGTGAGCTCCCAAGGAACACACAGGGAGGGACAAGGCAACAAGTTATTtccagtttttcttagttatggccTTAGatatgctggggggggggggaactttcttggggctggagaaatggcttggtggttaaaagtactggctgctcttccagaggacctggatttgattcccaccATCTTAGcacataactgtctataactccagtcccgggGATCCTACCCCATCTTCTgatttccatgggcaccaggtatACATGTGGTGCgctgacatgcatgcaggcagactcttatatacataaaaaagtaataaagtttataaatcaTTGactagctgggtagtggtggtgcacacctttaattccagcatttgggaggtagagggaggtggatctctgagttcaaggtcagcttggtctacagagtgagttctaggacaaccaggaatacacagagaaaccctgttttaaaaaagaaataaaagactaagTGGGAATGGGCATAGCTCCATGCCTTTAATTTAATTgtagtactcaggagactgaggcaggaggatctctgagtttggccagcttggtctacatagcaaattccaggctatacagcaagactctgtctcagtaCACACACAATCAAGTATGGCAgctgttttcttcttatttaaagGAGACTGCACAGTAAAGTGACAGAATGAGATTTACTCTTTGTTGGGAACACTGAGTTTCATCAAGACATAGAGAGGTCCTGGCTGGCATGGAGTAGTAACTTCTATTTATTCCTCAAAAGCTAATGAACAAACTAATACTAGCCATTTTAAGCGGGGGACAAAGATAGAAGGCACAGGGCAGGTTGTCTGCAGCTCTACCTCTTGATTTCTGCGTGGCTTGCTGAGGCTAAGGAGGGGACACTCATAACTTACCGCTCTGTAGTATAGGAACATCTCCTTGAAAGCCAGGAAGTCCGTGAATGTGAGCAGCATGTCAAAGATGTCACCAGCCACTTCATCCTTATGGTGTCTGAAAAGGACAGGGTTGGCTTTGTGAATCAACAGGAAGACAGATTCCTTTCAAGGAACATAAGTCAGGCACAGTGGGGCAGCCTGTCAGCACCTGGGCGGAGGCTGAAGGATGAGGCTTGTAATCAGCCTTGGCtataaaagaccctgtctcaaagcaaataaacaaaaaccctagatagatagatagatagatagatagatagatagatagatagatagatagatagagatagatagatagatagatagatagatagatagatagatagatagatagatagatagaggggggggcaggagagatggctcagtggttaacagcacttgctgctcttgcagaggactcaggattGTTCCTGGGATGCATGTGGTCACTCACAATTGCCTGAATTTCCAGCTCTAGAGGATCtaaaaccctcttctggcttctgtatgctcctgcacacacatggtgcacataaactcatgcaggctcacacacatgcatataattttaaaaatgaataaattaatctctttaaaaaatgcCTTGCAAAGGCGTAGAGGGGCCTCCCACTCAGGGCCCAGCCATCCAGAGGTTTCAGTGAAGAAAAGGGAAGTGGGTTTTCTTCAATctcgggaggaagagggggagcacAGAACCAGAGATGAGCTCAACTCACTGCAGTGTGGTTGTGAAAGCCGCCATGTTGAAGCCTGGGATACGCTCCAGCAGCTGCTCTTCAATGTACTTCTCTACCAGGGAAATCTGCAACGGTGGAAACAGCAATTTGTGGGccctctgggaagaagggaaacttTGCAGAGCCTAGATCTGTCCTTGGCAGTCATCACTTGAgatcatgtgtgcatgtgagaatgtgtgcgtatgtatgtggtGTGACTGCATATTTGATATCAGTGCAAAtggctgcagaagccagaggaaggtgtCGGATtttctagaactagagttataggtagttgttaGTCACTGGATGAGCTGTTGGAATCAATCTGCAGTCCTCTGgaagccatctgtccagccccgtgttttttaaatttaatttatcatTATTGggtatatgatgtatgtgtgagggGGTATGCATGTgctacagtgtgcatgtggacatCATAGGTCAATTTCTATGGAATCAGTTTTCCACCTCTTGCTGGCTTATTTTTCACAACACAAAAATGCAAGTATCCTAACTGAAGACAAGATTATGGTAAAGGCAATTTTGTTTTAATCAAGAAGTTGCAAGCTCACCAAATACTTCATGAATGCCTTTCAGAAAATAGCTCCAAGATCTGGCAAAAGGAAATGATCTAAACCGGACTGTAATCAGCACTGCTCTTGGCAGTGCTGGCATATGTAAAAAGTAAACCAAttccaaccttttttttttttttttttttgcttttaaagaaataatcttGCTAAACAATCTAAGCTGACTTAAAattcactaggtagcccaggcagGCTTATAGCttgcagccatcctcctgtctcagtctccttagTGCTGATTTACATGTTCCACCAAGCTTTATAACACCTTTTGATACTAATTCAAGCTTCTTGaagatatatattaattatacataatggATCTAAGTTCAAATTTTAAAGAAGCCCTAATCTTCTGGTAGGAGAGACAGATCTACTTACATATTCATTAAAAATGGGGGTATAGGTGAGTTTATTCTCTTCTGTGTCTTCAAACTCCTGGTAGTACTTGTCCATGAAGTtcctctgcagtaactggaactCATCATCTGAGACAGGGAAGTTCATTCTTTGTAATGAGGTGCAAGGCTACAGCTGCTTTTCCAGCAGCCACGTTGCAGCTCacaaccaaactcaggtcccaagAGGTCTGATGCCCTTGTCTGCCCTCCACAGGCATCAGACACACATCcattcaagcaaaacactcagaaatataataaaataaataaatacaaaatctaattaaaaatttaataaggTATacctaaaatttaaaacttcaacctttggctgggcggtggtggggcacgcctttaatcccagcacttgggaggcagaggcaggcggatctctgtgagttcgagaccagcctggtctacaagagctagttccaggacaggctccaaaaccacagagaaaccctgtctcgaaaaaccaaaaaaaaaaaaaaaaaaaaaaaaaaaaaacttcaacctTTTCAAAATATGCAATTTGCTGGCTTGTAAGTGTGCTCACATTGCtttgcaatattttatttttttagctttctgagataaggtctccaCAGATATATattcttggctggcctggaattcactatgtagacaggctggtcttgaacttgtagccatcctcctgactctgagtgctggggtcacaaaTCAAGAAGATTATCCACAATCAAAGCTGGGCAgtactggcacacacctttaatcccagcacttgggtggcagaggcaggcaaatctctgagttctaagccagcctagtctatagagcgagttccagggtagccatgACCACACAAACCCTGtctagagaaacaaaaaacaaaacaaaacaaaaaaccgtgctggagcgatggctcagtagttaggaagAATGTCTCTTAACCTCTTaacttcttccagaggtcctgagttcaattcccagcaaccacatggtggcttacaaccatctataatggggtccaatgccctcttctgttgaGCAGAGGACTATatagacagaacactcatacacataaacaaaaataaata contains:
- the Pllp gene encoding plasmolipin, which gives rise to MAEFPSKVSTRTSSPAQGVGASVSALRPDLGFVRSALGVLALLQLVLGLLVWALIADTPYHLYPAYGWVMFVAVFLWLLTIFFFISYLFQLHMKLYMVPWPLVLMVFFISATVLYITAFITCASAVDLTSLKGSRPYNQRSAASFFACLVMIAYGASAFFSFQAWRGVGSNAATSQMAGGYS
- the Arl2bp gene encoding ADP-ribosylation factor-like protein 2-binding protein; its protein translation is MDAIEEESFALSFSSASDAEFDAVVGCLEDIIMDDEFQLLQRNFMDKYYQEFEDTEENKLTYTPIFNEYISLVEKYIEEQLLERIPGFNMAAFTTTLQHHKDEVAGDIFDMLLTFTDFLAFKEMFLYYRAEKEGRGLDLSSGLVVTSLCKSSSTAASQNNLRH